A window of the Cannabis sativa cultivar Pink pepper isolate KNU-18-1 chromosome X, ASM2916894v1, whole genome shotgun sequence genome harbors these coding sequences:
- the LOC115695344 gene encoding regulator of nonsense transcripts UPF3 isoform X2, with amino-acid sequence MKGLSSRTKVVIRHLPPSLSQSDLFQQIDDRFSGRYKWSCFRPGKISLKHQRYSRAYIDFTRAEDVLEFAEFFDGHVFVNEKGVQYKTIVEYAPSQRVPKLSSRRDGREGTIIKDPDYLEFLKIIAKPAEHLPSAEIQLERKEAEQAGAAKETPIITPLMEYVRQKRAVGNGAQGSVVVGKVSRRSGAGSSRKRQPSSSTKKVSEKKKYILKDKTRNTSRKDKSNFTVVPRREDQLTTSIGKEISEIESVSAIEGSFSGIPVIADSGKKKILLLKGKRPETTQQETSLGNSSVSGSPKQNQRREASGRLIRSILLNNESRQGQSSTAGQPQQKIENLNIENVKRLPRNMRGLNGQVSHHELNSLKSEGDRKKDLEDKFMKKGQHNGGNVSEKQEKRTRNKDRPDRGVWAPLRRADVSHTSDERMSSSVLQSTQLPSDTVEGSHRNVGHRGTVNNIKDEIPQNASEGKSSKRVAAVHGAHEKQVWVQKSSAGS; translated from the exons aTGAAGGGTCTTTCTTCGAGGACCAAGGTCGTTATCAGGCACTTGCCTCCTTCTCTCTCGCAGTCCGATCTCTTTCAACAAATTGATGATCGATTCTCTGGCCGCTACAAATGGTCTTGCTTCCGTCCCGGAAAGATTAG CCTAAAGCATCAGAGATATTCTCGAGCATACATAGATTTCACCAGAGCTGAAGATGTTTTAGAGTTTGCTGAATTTTTTGACGGTCATGTCTTTGTTAACGAGAAGG GCGTTCAGTATAAGACTATAGTCGAATATGCTCCTTCCCAGCGTGTTCCAAAACTTTCTAGCAGGAGGGATGGTCGTGAGGGGACCATTATTAAAG ATCCTGATTATTTGGAGTTCCTCAAAATCATTGCGAAGCCTGCTGAGCATTTACCAAGTGCCGAAATACAATTGGAAAGAAAAGAAGCAGAACAAGCTG GTGCTGCAAAAGAAACCCCTATCATTACCCCCCTTATGGAATATGTTCGTCAGAAACGTGCAGTTGGAAATGGAGCTCAG GGTTCAGTAGTTGTTGGGAAAGTTAGCAGAAGATCTGGGGCCGGATCTTCACGAAAGCGGCAGCCCAGCTCATCTACGAAAAAAGTTTCGGAGAAGAAAAAG TATATATTAAAGGACAAAACAAGAAATACCAGTCGAAAGGATAAGTCAAATTTCACTGTGGTGCCTAGACGAGAGGATCAACTTACGACTTCAATTGGGAAAGAAATATCTGAAATTGAATCTG TTTCTGCAATTGAAGGTTCTTTTTCTGGCATTCCTGTGATTGCTGATTCTGGGAAGAAGAAAATCTTGCTTCTTAAAGGAAAAAGGCCTGAAACAACT CAGCAGGAGACATCTCTAGGAAATTCTTCTGTTTCAGGTTCTCCAAAGCAGAATCAAAGGCGTGAGGCTAGTGGTAGGTTGATCAGAAGCATTCTTTTAAACAATGAATCTCGTCAAGGTCAAAGTTCAACTGCAGGACAGCCTCAGCAGAAAATTGAAAATTTGAACATTGAAAATGTGAAACGACTTCCACGGAATATGAGAGGGCTGAACGGTCAGGTTTCTCACCATGAACTGAATTCATTGAAGTCTGAAGGAGACAGAAAAAAGGATTTAGAAGACAAGTTTATGAAGAAAGGCCAGCATAATGGGGGTAATGTTAGTGAAAAGCAAGAGAAACGTACCAGAAATAAAGACAGACCTGACCGTGGTGTTTGGGCTCCCCTTCGTCGTGCTGATGTTTCACATACTAGTGATGAGCGCATGTCATCCTCAGTCTTGCAATCTACTCAGTTACCCTCTGATACCGTTGAAG GTTCTCATAGGAATGTTGGTCATCGCGGAACTGTCAACAATATAAAAGATGAGATCCCCCAAAATGCAAGTGAGGGAAAGTCTTCTAAAAGAGTTGCTGCTGTTCATGGTGCCCATGAG AAACAAGTATGGGTGCAGAAATCTTCTGCTGGTTCTTAG
- the LOC115695339 gene encoding uncharacterized protein LOC115695339, giving the protein MMFSTGSLKAPGPDGMSVLFFKHYWNFMGKDFCDVVVDFFQSGNMHRGFNATNITLIPKVPNPKKVSRFRPISLCNVIYKFINHVLRSFKATDKFYHWVSQCITTTSFNLFLNGRKFNSLTPECGIRQGDPLSPYIFIWVGKILSRIIEHAIDRGTIKGIKLSRDGPKLSHLFFADDLILVGRANLEEARSLWHCVEKFCDWSGQKINKLKISIFFSGNTSDGMKRGIRIELSRQKDADFNFILDNLVSKLHGWKLKTLSKVGRATLIKSVGLALPIYSMHTTKLSKKLASRIDGMMRDFWWGCEQGNRGICLKAWDQLCLPESRGGLGFRKTVEMNQALLAKWGWALLTEEQSMCCNVLKSKYLKGKQFLDCEVKSSDSWFGRNVVRSKETLRKGACKLISDGRETSIWNDPWETIRNILRGGNPSGQRRDRWVWTKEPNGLFSTKSAYLIQALAEAPSCTIAPTLWNKLWNSKILERHKVHWWSILSNALPLRALLAKRMGFEEVSCPICGEMRRPQSTCSCTATLLSTFGGLLLGGHACPGFWSPNVGLDYGSCLFSPPQPSETLAWSPPLEDWVKINCDVKVGGDTMCAVAIARDHKESVLWVAAKRLHFSDPLTGEAATCLLAMETAVSLHHPFVMVESDSEIVIKNLRGTDSFWGIENYVRQCKILSGFMTNCNFSCISRNSNYAAHNMAKWAFTNNVTGMVEISTIPGNIFCNDRQV; this is encoded by the exons ATGATGTTCTCTACGGGAAGCTTGAAGGCCCCGGGTCCTGATGGTATGTCAGTTCTCTTCTTCAAACACTACTGGAACTTTATGGGGAAGGATTTCTGTGATGTAGTGGTGGACTTTTTCCAGTCAGGGAATATGCATAGAGGCTTTAATGCTACAAATATTACCCTCATTCCTAAGGTTCCCAACCCTAAGAAAGTGTCCCGATTCAGACCTATCTCCTTGTGTAATGTGATTTACAAG TTTATTAATCACGTTCTGCGTAGTTTCAAGGCCACTGACAAATTCTACCATTGGGTCAGTCAGTGTATCACAACAACTTCTTTCAACCTTTTCCTCAATGGAAGAAAGTTTAACAGTTTGACTCCGGAGTGTGGCATAAGACAAGGAGACCCCCTATCTCCCTACATCTTTATCTGGGTGGGTAAAATCCTCTCGCGTATCATTGAGCATGCCATCGATAGAGGTACCATCAAAGGCATAAAGCTGAGCAGAGATGGCCCCAAACTCTCTCACCttttctttgctgatgatctgaTCCTTGTTGGCAGGGCAAACCTTGAAGAAGCTAGGAGTTTGTGGCATTGCGTGGAGAAGTTTTGTGATTGGTCTGGTCAGAAAATTAATAAGctcaaaatctctattttctTTAGCGGTAACACAAGTGATGGTATGAAACGAGGTATCAGGATTGAACT GTCACGCCAAAAAGATGCGGACTTTAACTTCATCCTTGATAACCTGGTGTCAAAACTTCATgggtggaaattaaaaacattatCCAAGGTCGGTCGTGCTACGTTGATCAAGTCGGTGGGGCTGGCTTTGCCTATCTACTCGATGCATACGACAAAGCTGTCTAAAAAGCTTGCATCTCGGATTGATGGTATGATGAGGGACTTTTGGTGGGGTTGTGAGCAAGGTAATAGAGGCATCTGTCTTAAAGCCTGGGACCAGTTGTGCCTCCCCGAATCCCGGGGAGGGCTTGGATTTAGAAAGACTGTGGAGATGAACCAAGCGTTGTTGGCCAAGTGGGGTTGGGCTCTGCTTACTGAAGAACAGTCGATGTGCTGTAATGTCCTCAAATCTAAGTACCTTAAGGGTAAGCAGTTTCTTGACTGTGAGGTTAAGAGCTCAGATTCTTGGTTTGGGAGAAATGTGGTGCGATCTAAAGAGACTTTAAGAAAAGGGGCATGCAAGCTAATATCTGATGGGAGAGAGACAAGTATTTGGAATGACCCTTGG GAAACTATTAGAAACATCTTAAGAGGCGGTAATCCAAGCGGCCAGAGAAGGGATAGATGGGTCTGGACAAAGGAACCTAATGGCCTGTTTTCAACCAAGTCTGCCTATCTTATACAAGCGCTCGCTGAGGCGCCTTCGTGCACCATTGCTCCGACATTATGGAACAAACTCTGGAACTCAAAGATTTTAGAACGACACAAAGTTCATTGGTGGAGTATCCTCTCCAATGCACTACCCCTAAGAGCCCTTCTTGCTAAGAGGATGGGTTTTGAGGAGGTCTCCTGCCCTATTTGTGGGGAGATGAGGAGACCACAGAGCACTTGTTCCTGTACTGCAACTTTGCTTTCCACTTTTGGAGGTCTTCTCCTTGGGGGTCATGCCTGTCCTGGATTCTGGAGCCCGAATGTGGGACTGG ATTATGGCTCCTGCTTGTTTTCCCCACCACAGCCTTCTGAAACTCTTGCTTGGTCTCCACCTCTGGAGGATTGGGTTAAAATCAATTGCGATGTAAAGGTCGGAGGCGACACTATGTGTGCTGTGGCAATTGCAAGGGACCATAAGGAATCAGTTTTGTGGGTGGCGGCAAAAAGACTACACTTCTCGGACCCACTCACTGGAGAAGCTGCGACCTGTCTTTTAGCTATGGAGACGGCCGTCTCATTGCATCATCCTTTTGTTATGGTGGAGAGTGATTCTGAGATTGTTATCAAGAACCTAAGAGGGACTGACTCCTTTTGGGGAATCGAGAACTATGTGCGACAATGCAAGATCCTCTCTGGTTTTATGactaattgtaatttttcttgtatttctaGAAACAGTAACTATGCGGCCCATAATATGGCCAAATGGGCGTTTACCAACAATGTTACGGGGATGGTAGAGATATCTACTATACCTGGTAATATCTTTTGTAATGACCGTCAGGTCTAA
- the LOC115695344 gene encoding regulator of nonsense transcripts UPF3 isoform X3, giving the protein MKGLSSRTKVVIRHLPPSLSQSDLFQQIDDRFSGRYKWSCFRPGKISLKHQRYSRAYIDFTRAEDVLEFAEFFDGHVFVNEKGVQYKTIVEYAPSQRVPKLSSRRDGREGTIIKDPDYLEFLKIIAKPAEHLPSAEIQLERKEAEQAGAAKETPIITPLMEYVRQKRAVGNGAQGSVVVGKVSRRSGAGSSRKRQPSSSTKKVSEKKKYILKDKTRNTSRKDKSNFTVVPRREDQLTTSIGKEISEIESGSFSGIPVIADSGKKKILLLKGKRPETTQQQETSLGNSSVSGSPKQNQRREASGRLIRSILLNNESRQGQSSTAGQPQQKIENLNIENVKRLPRNMRGLNGQVSHHELNSLKSEGDRKKDLEDKFMKKGQHNGGNVSEKQEKRTRNKDRPDRGVWAPLRRADVSHTSDERMSSSVLQSTQLPSDTVEGSHRNVGHRGTVNNIKDEIPQNASEGKSSKRVAAVHGAHEKQVWVQKSSAGS; this is encoded by the exons aTGAAGGGTCTTTCTTCGAGGACCAAGGTCGTTATCAGGCACTTGCCTCCTTCTCTCTCGCAGTCCGATCTCTTTCAACAAATTGATGATCGATTCTCTGGCCGCTACAAATGGTCTTGCTTCCGTCCCGGAAAGATTAG CCTAAAGCATCAGAGATATTCTCGAGCATACATAGATTTCACCAGAGCTGAAGATGTTTTAGAGTTTGCTGAATTTTTTGACGGTCATGTCTTTGTTAACGAGAAGG GCGTTCAGTATAAGACTATAGTCGAATATGCTCCTTCCCAGCGTGTTCCAAAACTTTCTAGCAGGAGGGATGGTCGTGAGGGGACCATTATTAAAG ATCCTGATTATTTGGAGTTCCTCAAAATCATTGCGAAGCCTGCTGAGCATTTACCAAGTGCCGAAATACAATTGGAAAGAAAAGAAGCAGAACAAGCTG GTGCTGCAAAAGAAACCCCTATCATTACCCCCCTTATGGAATATGTTCGTCAGAAACGTGCAGTTGGAAATGGAGCTCAG GGTTCAGTAGTTGTTGGGAAAGTTAGCAGAAGATCTGGGGCCGGATCTTCACGAAAGCGGCAGCCCAGCTCATCTACGAAAAAAGTTTCGGAGAAGAAAAAG TATATATTAAAGGACAAAACAAGAAATACCAGTCGAAAGGATAAGTCAAATTTCACTGTGGTGCCTAGACGAGAGGATCAACTTACGACTTCAATTGGGAAAGAAATATCTGAAATTGAATCTG GTTCTTTTTCTGGCATTCCTGTGATTGCTGATTCTGGGAAGAAGAAAATCTTGCTTCTTAAAGGAAAAAGGCCTGAAACAACT CAGCAGCAGGAGACATCTCTAGGAAATTCTTCTGTTTCAGGTTCTCCAAAGCAGAATCAAAGGCGTGAGGCTAGTGGTAGGTTGATCAGAAGCATTCTTTTAAACAATGAATCTCGTCAAGGTCAAAGTTCAACTGCAGGACAGCCTCAGCAGAAAATTGAAAATTTGAACATTGAAAATGTGAAACGACTTCCACGGAATATGAGAGGGCTGAACGGTCAGGTTTCTCACCATGAACTGAATTCATTGAAGTCTGAAGGAGACAGAAAAAAGGATTTAGAAGACAAGTTTATGAAGAAAGGCCAGCATAATGGGGGTAATGTTAGTGAAAAGCAAGAGAAACGTACCAGAAATAAAGACAGACCTGACCGTGGTGTTTGGGCTCCCCTTCGTCGTGCTGATGTTTCACATACTAGTGATGAGCGCATGTCATCCTCAGTCTTGCAATCTACTCAGTTACCCTCTGATACCGTTGAAG GTTCTCATAGGAATGTTGGTCATCGCGGAACTGTCAACAATATAAAAGATGAGATCCCCCAAAATGCAAGTGAGGGAAAGTCTTCTAAAAGAGTTGCTGCTGTTCATGGTGCCCATGAG AAACAAGTATGGGTGCAGAAATCTTCTGCTGGTTCTTAG
- the LOC115695344 gene encoding regulator of nonsense transcripts UPF3 isoform X4 codes for MKGLSSRTKVVIRHLPPSLSQSDLFQQIDDRFSGRYKWSCFRPGKISLKHQRYSRAYIDFTRAEDVLEFAEFFDGHVFVNEKGVQYKTIVEYAPSQRVPKLSSRRDGREGTIIKDPDYLEFLKIIAKPAEHLPSAEIQLERKEAEQAGAAKETPIITPLMEYVRQKRAVGNGAQGSVVVGKVSRRSGAGSSRKRQPSSSTKKVSEKKKYILKDKTRNTSRKDKSNFTVVPRREDQLTTSIGKEISEIESGSFSGIPVIADSGKKKILLLKGKRPETTQQETSLGNSSVSGSPKQNQRREASGRLIRSILLNNESRQGQSSTAGQPQQKIENLNIENVKRLPRNMRGLNGQVSHHELNSLKSEGDRKKDLEDKFMKKGQHNGGNVSEKQEKRTRNKDRPDRGVWAPLRRADVSHTSDERMSSSVLQSTQLPSDTVEGSHRNVGHRGTVNNIKDEIPQNASEGKSSKRVAAVHGAHEKQVWVQKSSAGS; via the exons aTGAAGGGTCTTTCTTCGAGGACCAAGGTCGTTATCAGGCACTTGCCTCCTTCTCTCTCGCAGTCCGATCTCTTTCAACAAATTGATGATCGATTCTCTGGCCGCTACAAATGGTCTTGCTTCCGTCCCGGAAAGATTAG CCTAAAGCATCAGAGATATTCTCGAGCATACATAGATTTCACCAGAGCTGAAGATGTTTTAGAGTTTGCTGAATTTTTTGACGGTCATGTCTTTGTTAACGAGAAGG GCGTTCAGTATAAGACTATAGTCGAATATGCTCCTTCCCAGCGTGTTCCAAAACTTTCTAGCAGGAGGGATGGTCGTGAGGGGACCATTATTAAAG ATCCTGATTATTTGGAGTTCCTCAAAATCATTGCGAAGCCTGCTGAGCATTTACCAAGTGCCGAAATACAATTGGAAAGAAAAGAAGCAGAACAAGCTG GTGCTGCAAAAGAAACCCCTATCATTACCCCCCTTATGGAATATGTTCGTCAGAAACGTGCAGTTGGAAATGGAGCTCAG GGTTCAGTAGTTGTTGGGAAAGTTAGCAGAAGATCTGGGGCCGGATCTTCACGAAAGCGGCAGCCCAGCTCATCTACGAAAAAAGTTTCGGAGAAGAAAAAG TATATATTAAAGGACAAAACAAGAAATACCAGTCGAAAGGATAAGTCAAATTTCACTGTGGTGCCTAGACGAGAGGATCAACTTACGACTTCAATTGGGAAAGAAATATCTGAAATTGAATCTG GTTCTTTTTCTGGCATTCCTGTGATTGCTGATTCTGGGAAGAAGAAAATCTTGCTTCTTAAAGGAAAAAGGCCTGAAACAACT CAGCAGGAGACATCTCTAGGAAATTCTTCTGTTTCAGGTTCTCCAAAGCAGAATCAAAGGCGTGAGGCTAGTGGTAGGTTGATCAGAAGCATTCTTTTAAACAATGAATCTCGTCAAGGTCAAAGTTCAACTGCAGGACAGCCTCAGCAGAAAATTGAAAATTTGAACATTGAAAATGTGAAACGACTTCCACGGAATATGAGAGGGCTGAACGGTCAGGTTTCTCACCATGAACTGAATTCATTGAAGTCTGAAGGAGACAGAAAAAAGGATTTAGAAGACAAGTTTATGAAGAAAGGCCAGCATAATGGGGGTAATGTTAGTGAAAAGCAAGAGAAACGTACCAGAAATAAAGACAGACCTGACCGTGGTGTTTGGGCTCCCCTTCGTCGTGCTGATGTTTCACATACTAGTGATGAGCGCATGTCATCCTCAGTCTTGCAATCTACTCAGTTACCCTCTGATACCGTTGAAG GTTCTCATAGGAATGTTGGTCATCGCGGAACTGTCAACAATATAAAAGATGAGATCCCCCAAAATGCAAGTGAGGGAAAGTCTTCTAAAAGAGTTGCTGCTGTTCATGGTGCCCATGAG AAACAAGTATGGGTGCAGAAATCTTCTGCTGGTTCTTAG
- the LOC115695344 gene encoding regulator of nonsense transcripts UPF3 isoform X1, which yields MKGLSSRTKVVIRHLPPSLSQSDLFQQIDDRFSGRYKWSCFRPGKISLKHQRYSRAYIDFTRAEDVLEFAEFFDGHVFVNEKGVQYKTIVEYAPSQRVPKLSSRRDGREGTIIKDPDYLEFLKIIAKPAEHLPSAEIQLERKEAEQAGAAKETPIITPLMEYVRQKRAVGNGAQGSVVVGKVSRRSGAGSSRKRQPSSSTKKVSEKKKYILKDKTRNTSRKDKSNFTVVPRREDQLTTSIGKEISEIESVSAIEGSFSGIPVIADSGKKKILLLKGKRPETTQQQETSLGNSSVSGSPKQNQRREASGRLIRSILLNNESRQGQSSTAGQPQQKIENLNIENVKRLPRNMRGLNGQVSHHELNSLKSEGDRKKDLEDKFMKKGQHNGGNVSEKQEKRTRNKDRPDRGVWAPLRRADVSHTSDERMSSSVLQSTQLPSDTVEGSHRNVGHRGTVNNIKDEIPQNASEGKSSKRVAAVHGAHEKQVWVQKSSAGS from the exons aTGAAGGGTCTTTCTTCGAGGACCAAGGTCGTTATCAGGCACTTGCCTCCTTCTCTCTCGCAGTCCGATCTCTTTCAACAAATTGATGATCGATTCTCTGGCCGCTACAAATGGTCTTGCTTCCGTCCCGGAAAGATTAG CCTAAAGCATCAGAGATATTCTCGAGCATACATAGATTTCACCAGAGCTGAAGATGTTTTAGAGTTTGCTGAATTTTTTGACGGTCATGTCTTTGTTAACGAGAAGG GCGTTCAGTATAAGACTATAGTCGAATATGCTCCTTCCCAGCGTGTTCCAAAACTTTCTAGCAGGAGGGATGGTCGTGAGGGGACCATTATTAAAG ATCCTGATTATTTGGAGTTCCTCAAAATCATTGCGAAGCCTGCTGAGCATTTACCAAGTGCCGAAATACAATTGGAAAGAAAAGAAGCAGAACAAGCTG GTGCTGCAAAAGAAACCCCTATCATTACCCCCCTTATGGAATATGTTCGTCAGAAACGTGCAGTTGGAAATGGAGCTCAG GGTTCAGTAGTTGTTGGGAAAGTTAGCAGAAGATCTGGGGCCGGATCTTCACGAAAGCGGCAGCCCAGCTCATCTACGAAAAAAGTTTCGGAGAAGAAAAAG TATATATTAAAGGACAAAACAAGAAATACCAGTCGAAAGGATAAGTCAAATTTCACTGTGGTGCCTAGACGAGAGGATCAACTTACGACTTCAATTGGGAAAGAAATATCTGAAATTGAATCTG TTTCTGCAATTGAAGGTTCTTTTTCTGGCATTCCTGTGATTGCTGATTCTGGGAAGAAGAAAATCTTGCTTCTTAAAGGAAAAAGGCCTGAAACAACT CAGCAGCAGGAGACATCTCTAGGAAATTCTTCTGTTTCAGGTTCTCCAAAGCAGAATCAAAGGCGTGAGGCTAGTGGTAGGTTGATCAGAAGCATTCTTTTAAACAATGAATCTCGTCAAGGTCAAAGTTCAACTGCAGGACAGCCTCAGCAGAAAATTGAAAATTTGAACATTGAAAATGTGAAACGACTTCCACGGAATATGAGAGGGCTGAACGGTCAGGTTTCTCACCATGAACTGAATTCATTGAAGTCTGAAGGAGACAGAAAAAAGGATTTAGAAGACAAGTTTATGAAGAAAGGCCAGCATAATGGGGGTAATGTTAGTGAAAAGCAAGAGAAACGTACCAGAAATAAAGACAGACCTGACCGTGGTGTTTGGGCTCCCCTTCGTCGTGCTGATGTTTCACATACTAGTGATGAGCGCATGTCATCCTCAGTCTTGCAATCTACTCAGTTACCCTCTGATACCGTTGAAG GTTCTCATAGGAATGTTGGTCATCGCGGAACTGTCAACAATATAAAAGATGAGATCCCCCAAAATGCAAGTGAGGGAAAGTCTTCTAAAAGAGTTGCTGCTGTTCATGGTGCCCATGAG AAACAAGTATGGGTGCAGAAATCTTCTGCTGGTTCTTAG